The following coding sequences lie in one Salmo salar chromosome ssa13, Ssal_v3.1, whole genome shotgun sequence genomic window:
- the LOC106567930 gene encoding nuclear receptor-interacting protein 1, translating to MTHGEEPGPETHTDSAVLTYLEGLLMHPVAAGPGATATRRSEAPHGHGNQMEQVNKAARPFQLPSHSPAIAAVQKAGNGNGPKLHHGASQNLKKARLLRSGPWNEPGAQRLSSPPVELNGQGGEGGLQNGALEGSPHAGESTLLASLLQSFSSRLQSVAMSQQSTKPPSEHSPPTDPPPPADKEQLPCYGMASSRLKGLMRKTKLQNHSSTPYSRRGHSHGHSQERPCESPRSVQSSTPPSAPTAAAAATDAVSCAERLKAVANLVKIRSSPAPSPKPSVACSQLALLLSSEAHLQQYSREHALKAQLSGHSASERLAAMATQQTQDKRPLSTGDAPPTSATTTLDVLSSLTTQKGTTTTTLPRLALNSSSSQRSPSSLLPTQPQTPTREKRGFDSRSTRPPQTCSSLLLLLLNNHNNQKQLTKNGHLEDDCGVLPASRGSSVTSDSECSVQEKSLAKREESCSDAEISFSSCSPIDLSMRSRASTRAPETRPKATSSSTSASYSSSSTAFSSNSSSAVFSSAPTVFSSSTTTFSSSSTVLFSSSTTFCSSSSSSLDKLTESLLNKWKPDPSGPKVTQVKKELEMSPDLKSQPKVTLMQLLLERRNNDKVNKIVVNPDLQHDATLSSLSRVPLKSLAPWEEVRIQSPLDRPGPGLPMYSLSRDPSSTPSPFSYPSPYVQSSPLDLCKSKPFPVEKAATEPAFSASKLLQNLAQCGTASPSPPMAPSKVPSQDLEVGGGRPLALLERLNAPIQRNTTCTPLSDGPSGSGTPSFSRWGEVSPPASQIENLLERRTVLQLLLGAGSSSTSSVASATHRDRSGGRGSVETAAGGCYEKPPGTSVICDNSNGPTAADMKVKTEPGEEGLDLLSSAVCEDVTSQKRRGGGAGYNYRHNPFSEPQQDLKTEPRPTEVIAKYGLLSQLLKQQSATYYTSAAQLQTDRRPSPVHVKEEQGDYHHQGPSPKKRRLCSELAESLNNSSPQRAVVDSGGSYSHSSLVHSLVHKQIQEEPDYHRALRGPKVEETPAKSPSSEALLPRESRGFNVLKQLLLSDNCLKELSQHPRGGPSPSVLQANGKANGSVLNLNQPGYNHHNLLNLPTLPWHHPNPHNSLSSGSPSHLRPQPTPPTGDSSQRSPWGRHTALPPHQDSPKRDPTPVKREPESPGRWAGRDREEEGSDSSPDSPRLTRSNPILYYMLQKGSAQLRREGRDQAEGTQGLVPGGVRVKEEPGTNSNDAYNHRLSSTTTSTQHSSLSPPYNNDKHSHKNYRLSDSSDKW from the exons ATGACTCATGGGGAGGAGCCTGGCCCTGAGACACACACGGATTCAGCTGTTCTAACTTATCTGGAAGGTTTACTGATGCATCCCGTGGCGGCTGGGCCTGGGGCCACGGCAACCCGGAGATCGGAGGCTCCCCACGGGCACGGCAACCAGATGGAGCAGGTCAACAAGGCGGCCCGGCCCTTCCAGCTGCCCAGCCACAGCCCTGCTATTGCCGCTGTTCAGAAGGCCGGCAATGGGAACGGTCCCAAACTGCACCATGGGGCCTCCCAGAACCTGAAGAAGGCCCGGCTGCTCCGCTCAGGGCCCTGGAACGAGCCTGGGGCCCAGAGGCTGAGCTCTCCCCCTGTGGAGCTGAATGgccagggaggagaaggaggcctGCAAAACGGGGCCCTGGAGGGCTCTCCTCACGCTGGGGAGAGCACACTGCTGGCCTCCCTGCTCCAGTCATTCAGCTCCAGACTGCAGAGTGTGGCCATGTCGCAGCAGTCCACCAAACCCCCCAGTGAGCACTCCCCGCCCACCGATCCCCCTCCTCCTGCAGACAAGGAGCAGCTCCCCTGCTACGGAATGGCCTCCAGCCGCCTCAAGGGCCTGATGAGGAAGACCAAGCTGCAGAACCACAGCAGCACGCCTTATAGCCGGCGAGGCCACAGCCACGGCCACAGCCAGGAAAGGCCCTGTGAGTCCCCCCGCTCGGTGCAGAGCAGCACGCCTCCCTCCGcccccactgctgctgctgctgccactgatGCTGTGTCCTGTGCTGAACGGCTCAAGGCTGTGGCCAACCTGGTGAAGATCCGCTCCAGCCCTGCCCCCTCTCCCAAGCCCAGTGTGGCCTGCAGTCAGCTGGCCCTTCTGCTATCCAGTGAGGCCCACCTGCAGCAGTATTCCCGGGAGCACGCCCTCAAGGCCCAGCTCTCTGGACACTCGGCCAGCGAGAGGCTGGCCGCCATGGCAACGCAGCAGACCCAGGACAAGAGACCGCTCAGCACAGGAGATGCTCCGCCCACTAGCGCCACCACCACCCTAGACGTGCTAAGCTCCTTAACCACCCAAAAGGGGACAACGACAACAACACTCCCCCGACTGGCACTAAACTCCAGCTCCAGCCAGCGGAGCCCCTCTTCTCTGCTGCCA ACCCAACCCCAAACCCCCACTAGGGAGAAACGGGGATTTGATTCGCGCTCCACCAGGCCCCCCCAGACCTGTAGCAGcctgctcctgctgctcctcaacaaccacaacaaccagaAGCAGCTGACTAAGAACGGGCACCTGGAGGACGACTGCGGGGTCCTGCCTGCCAGCCGCGGCTCCTCGGTCACCTCTGACAGTGAGTGCTCTGTCCAGGAGAAAAGCCTGgccaagagagaggagagctgcagCGATGCAGAGATCTCCTTCTCCAGCTGCTCTCCTATTGACCTCTCTATGAGGAGCAGGGCCAGCACCAGAGCTCCAGAGACCAGGCCTAaagccacctcctcctccacctctgctTCTTACTCCTCCTCTTCTACTGCTTTCTCCTCCAACTCTTCTTCTGCTGTTTTTTCCTCTGCCCCAACTGTCTTTTCCTCTTCCACTAccactttctcttcctcctctaccgttctcttctcttcctccaccACTTTCTGTTCCTCCTCGTCCTCATCCTTAGACAAACTTACTGAGTCCCTTCTAAACAAGTGGAAGCCGGATCCCTCCGGGCCAAAGGTCACCCAGGTTAAGAAGGAGCTTGAAATGAGCCCAGACCTTAAATCCCAGCCCAAGGTCACTCTCATGCAGCTCCTTCTGGAGCGCAGGAATAATGACAAGGTAAACAAAATTGTGGTTAATCCAGATTTGCAGCATGACGCAACTCTGTCCAGTCTGTCACGGGTCCCACTTAAATCACTGGCCCCCTGGGAGGAAGTCAGGATACAAAGCCCTCTGGACAGACCAGGCCCAGGCCTTCCCATGTACTCTCTCAGCCGAGACCCCAGCAGCACCCCGTCCCCGTTCTCCTACCCCTCTCCCTATGTCCAGTCTAGCCCTCTGGATCTATGTAAGTCTAAACCCTTCCCTGTTGAGAAAGCTGCAACTGAGCCGGCGTTCAGCGCCAGCAAACTGTTACAGAACCTGGCCCAATGCGGCACCGCCTCACCCTCCCCACCCATGGCTCCCAGCAAAGTACCCAGCCAGGATCTGGAGGTGGGTGGTGGCAGGCCTCTGGCCCTGCTGGAGAGGCTCAACGCCCCCATCCAGAGGAACACAACATGTACCCCCCTCTCAGACGGGCCCTCAGGCAGCGGCACACCGTCGTTCAGCCGTTGGGGGGAAGTGTCGCCCCCCGCATCCCAGATTGAGAATCTTCTAGAGCGTCGCACGGTGCTGCAGCTCCTGCTGGGAGCAggttcctcctctacctcctccgtgGCCTCAGCCACCCACAGAGACAGGTCTGGTGGGAGGGGCAGTGTGGAGACGGCGGCAGGGGGCTGCTATGAGAAGCCCCCTGGCACTTCTGTCATCTGTGACAACTCCAACGGGCCCACGGCAGCAGACATGAAGGTCAAAACTGAACCGGGGGAGGAGGGCCTGGACCTGTTGTCCTCTGCTGTGTGTGAGGATGTGACGAGCCAAAAGAGACGGGGAGGAGGAGCAGGGTATAACTACAGGCATAACCCATTCTCTGAACCCCAGCAGGACCTAAAAACAGAGCCCCGGCCCACTGAAGTCATTGCTAAATATGGTCTCCTGAGCCAGCTCTTAAAACAGCAGAGCGCTACCTACTATACCAGCGCTGCACAACTACAAACAGATCGCCGGCCCAGCCCTGTCCATGTAAAGGAGGAGCAGGGAGACTACCACCACCAGGGGCCCAGCCCTAAAAAGAGACGGCTCTGCTCGGAGCTGGCTGAGAGCCTGAACAATAGCAGCCCTCAGCGGGCAGTGGTGGACAGTGGAGGCAGCTACAGCCACAGCAGCCTGGTTCACAGCCTGGTCCATAAGCAAATACAGGAGGAGCCTGACTACCACAGAGCCCTGAGGGGCCCTAAAGTGGAAGAGACCCCAGCCAAGAGCCCCAGCAGTGAAGCTCTCCTCCCTAGGGAGAGCCGGGGCTTCAATGTGCTCAAACAGCTGCTCTTGTCTGACAACTGTCTGAAGGAGCTGTCCCAGCATCCCCGGGGCGGGCCCAGCCCCTCTGTCCTGCAGGCCAATGGTAAAGCCAATGGGAGCGTCCTTAACCTCAATCAGCCGGGCTACAATCACCACAACCTCCTCAACCTGCCTACCCTGCCCTGGCACCACCCCAACCCCCATAACTCCCTCAGTTCAGGGTCCCCCAGCCACCTCAGACCGCAGCCAACCCCCCCAACAGGGGACAGCAGCCAACGCTCCCCCTGGGGGCGCCACACAGCCCTCCCACCCCACCAGGACTCGCCCAAACGGGACCCCACTCCAGTGAAACGGGAGCCGGAGAGCCCAGGGCGGTGGGCAGGTCGGGACCGGGAGGAGGAGGGCTCTGATTCGAGCCCAGACTCCCCCCGGCTGACCCGCTCCAACCCCATCCTATACTACATGCTGCAGAAAGGCAGCGCTCAgctgaggagggaggggagggaccaGGCAGAGGGGACCCAGGGGTTAGTGCCAGGGGGGGTGAGGGTGAAGGAGGAGCCGGGTACTAACAGCAATGATGCCTACAACCACAGACTgagctccaccaccacctccacccagcactcctccctgtcccctccctacAACAACGACAAGCACAGTCACAAGAACTATAGGCTGAGCGACTCATCTGATAAATGGTAG